One region of Bombus affinis isolate iyBomAffi1 chromosome 3, iyBomAffi1.2, whole genome shotgun sequence genomic DNA includes:
- the LOC126914705 gene encoding acyl-CoA Delta-9 desaturase-like isoform X1: MTARQYKGEFGGAMRRFSLVSRLFKMAPNLFGTSATLYLEASQQNIHQKKSTAEKTNNQELLVEKSSNTESSYEWKIVWRNVIAFIYLHIGAIYGIYLAFTSTKFQTNIWLLSLMLFGGIGVTAGAHRLWAHRTYKAKWPMRLLLMILQTVAFQNHIYEWVRDHRVHHKFTDTNADPHNAKRGFFFSHIGWLLVRKHPDVLKKGATIDMSDLENDPIVVWQRRLYLLLVPTICFLFPVWVPCYFWEETLFNSWYSTLTRYALTLNGTWLVNSAAHIWGVKPYDKNIGPTENKSVAILAFGEGWHNYHHVFPWDYKAAELGNYKFNITTAFIDFCAWLGLAYDLKTVPVEAIKRRAIRTGDGTKYSKHDDSHHHIHVDMKWGWGDVDMKPEEIQEVDIINKRN; the protein is encoded by the exons ATGACTGCGAGACAGTACAAAGGAGAATTCGGTGGAGCAATGAGAAGATTCTCGCTCGTTTCGCG ATTGTTCAAGATGGCACCAAACTTGTTTGGTACATCGGCCACGTTGTATTTGGAGGCATCTCAGCAAAATATTCATCAAAAGAAATCGACGGCAGAGAAGACGAACAATCAGGAATTGCTGGTCGAAAAGTCATCGAATACCGAGTCGAGCTATGAATGGAAAATCGTTTGGAGAAACGTGATTGCATTCATCTATCTTCACATTGGAGCTATCTATGGAATATACCTTGCCTTTACTTCAACTAAATTCCAGACAAATATATGGC TTCTCAGCCTGATGTTATTTGGAGGGATTGGTGTCACAGCTGGTGCCCATAGACTTTGGGCCCACAGAACGTATAAAGCGAAGTGGCCCATGCGTCTCCTATTGATGATCCTCCAGACAGTTGCCTTCCAA AATCACATTTACGAATGGGTGAGAGATCACAGAGTTCATCACAAATTCACGGACACCAATGCAGATCCACATAACGCAAAACGAGGATTCTTCTTCTCGCACATAGGCTGGCTTCTAGTTCGAAAGCACCCGGATGTATTGAAGAAAGGTGCGACAATTGACATGAGTGATCTCGAAAACGATCCCATCGTTGTTTGGCAAAGAAG GCTGTATCTTTTACTGGTGCCAACAATATGCTTCCTGTTTCCCGTGTGGGTGCCCTGTTATTTCTGGGAAGAGACGTTATTTAATTCCTGGTACAGTACTCTAACTAGATACGCACTGACCTTGAACGGAACGTGGCTGGTGAACTCTGCGGCTCATATCTGGGGCGTTAAACCTTATGACAA GAATATTGGTCCGACCGAAAATAAAAGCGTTGCCATACTGGCATTCGGTGAGGGATGGCACAATTACCACCATGTTTTCCCATGGGACTACAAAGCCGCCGAACTCGGCAATTATAAGTTCAACATCACTACCGCATTTATCGATTTCTGTGCTTGGTTGGGTTTGGCGTATGACTTGAAAACCGTCCCCGTGGAGGCGATTAAAAGACGAGCGATCAGAACTGGCGATGGAACTAA gTACAGTAAACACGACGACTCTCATCATCATATACATGTGGACATGAAATGGGGCTGGGGTGACGTGGATATGAAGCCGGAAGAAATCCAGGAGGTTGACATCATTAATAAGAGAAACTAA
- the LOC126914705 gene encoding acyl-CoA Delta-9 desaturase-like isoform X2, translating into MAPNLFGTSATLYLEASQQNIHQKKSTAEKTNNQELLVEKSSNTESSYEWKIVWRNVIAFIYLHIGAIYGIYLAFTSTKFQTNIWLLSLMLFGGIGVTAGAHRLWAHRTYKAKWPMRLLLMILQTVAFQNHIYEWVRDHRVHHKFTDTNADPHNAKRGFFFSHIGWLLVRKHPDVLKKGATIDMSDLENDPIVVWQRRLYLLLVPTICFLFPVWVPCYFWEETLFNSWYSTLTRYALTLNGTWLVNSAAHIWGVKPYDKNIGPTENKSVAILAFGEGWHNYHHVFPWDYKAAELGNYKFNITTAFIDFCAWLGLAYDLKTVPVEAIKRRAIRTGDGTKYSKHDDSHHHIHVDMKWGWGDVDMKPEEIQEVDIINKRN; encoded by the exons ATGGCACCAAACTTGTTTGGTACATCGGCCACGTTGTATTTGGAGGCATCTCAGCAAAATATTCATCAAAAGAAATCGACGGCAGAGAAGACGAACAATCAGGAATTGCTGGTCGAAAAGTCATCGAATACCGAGTCGAGCTATGAATGGAAAATCGTTTGGAGAAACGTGATTGCATTCATCTATCTTCACATTGGAGCTATCTATGGAATATACCTTGCCTTTACTTCAACTAAATTCCAGACAAATATATGGC TTCTCAGCCTGATGTTATTTGGAGGGATTGGTGTCACAGCTGGTGCCCATAGACTTTGGGCCCACAGAACGTATAAAGCGAAGTGGCCCATGCGTCTCCTATTGATGATCCTCCAGACAGTTGCCTTCCAA AATCACATTTACGAATGGGTGAGAGATCACAGAGTTCATCACAAATTCACGGACACCAATGCAGATCCACATAACGCAAAACGAGGATTCTTCTTCTCGCACATAGGCTGGCTTCTAGTTCGAAAGCACCCGGATGTATTGAAGAAAGGTGCGACAATTGACATGAGTGATCTCGAAAACGATCCCATCGTTGTTTGGCAAAGAAG GCTGTATCTTTTACTGGTGCCAACAATATGCTTCCTGTTTCCCGTGTGGGTGCCCTGTTATTTCTGGGAAGAGACGTTATTTAATTCCTGGTACAGTACTCTAACTAGATACGCACTGACCTTGAACGGAACGTGGCTGGTGAACTCTGCGGCTCATATCTGGGGCGTTAAACCTTATGACAA GAATATTGGTCCGACCGAAAATAAAAGCGTTGCCATACTGGCATTCGGTGAGGGATGGCACAATTACCACCATGTTTTCCCATGGGACTACAAAGCCGCCGAACTCGGCAATTATAAGTTCAACATCACTACCGCATTTATCGATTTCTGTGCTTGGTTGGGTTTGGCGTATGACTTGAAAACCGTCCCCGTGGAGGCGATTAAAAGACGAGCGATCAGAACTGGCGATGGAACTAA gTACAGTAAACACGACGACTCTCATCATCATATACATGTGGACATGAAATGGGGCTGGGGTGACGTGGATATGAAGCCGGAAGAAATCCAGGAGGTTGACATCATTAATAAGAGAAACTAA